In Aestuariibaculum lutulentum, one DNA window encodes the following:
- a CDS encoding cation:proton antiporter, with protein sequence MEGFDILNLFFVLLSAWGAGALIKRIGYPAILGELLIGIIIGPPLLGLVETSSTLTILSEAGVILLMAYIGMEINFKDLGKASWAGLLAAIGGFVVPFALGYYVVTLSGGTSVAGLFVGIAVGVTSLATKSRILVDLNLLDTRIAYVLMAGALFSDTLALIIFAGLSSFIDAGSVNMTEIVFISGKIILFFLFSTLFGLYLLPKLIKWLETKKIDNRTFYFTLLLLIVFGLSELAELVGLHGILGAFMAGLFVKDDLFNKKISKDISNVFHDVSVGFMAPIFFVTAGFHVSLDVFQTDLNLLLLILAAAFIGKIVGTIIFYLPSGYGWREGLAVGTGMNGRGAVEIVIAGIGLQKGVITQEIFSILVFMAILTTLSVPLFLTWSTNWLKKRGELVKQYSKKGYLILGANPLGLLLGEHLKASDKITFIDANKVVSEQAETKGFKCIHGNVLEETTLTEASAKDYRTFIAITENTEINLLASQLANDNFYVPEKYVVICPNENKEGAGVSLLGAASTLFASRTDIKPWIEKIQSSNYKEVQVKITKETTTRLWVKSQLQKDKNMLPLVIIDTNGNKRPFGYNDSLEVRESVIYIE encoded by the coding sequence ATGGAAGGATTTGATATTTTAAACCTCTTCTTTGTTCTGCTTTCTGCTTGGGGAGCCGGAGCCTTAATTAAACGTATAGGGTATCCTGCTATTTTAGGCGAACTATTAATTGGAATCATTATTGGTCCACCATTACTGGGTCTTGTAGAAACCTCAAGTACCTTAACCATTCTATCTGAAGCTGGTGTAATTCTACTTATGGCTTACATTGGAATGGAAATTAACTTCAAAGATTTAGGGAAAGCTTCCTGGGCAGGACTTCTTGCCGCTATTGGTGGTTTCGTCGTTCCGTTTGCTTTGGGGTATTATGTTGTAACTTTATCTGGAGGGACGAGTGTAGCCGGGCTTTTTGTAGGTATTGCCGTTGGCGTTACTTCTTTAGCTACTAAAAGTCGAATTTTGGTAGACCTAAACTTATTAGATACCAGAATTGCTTATGTTTTAATGGCTGGTGCGCTATTTTCTGACACCTTAGCTCTTATTATTTTTGCCGGATTGTCAAGTTTTATAGATGCAGGCTCTGTGAATATGACTGAAATAGTCTTCATCAGTGGAAAAATAATCCTGTTCTTTTTATTCTCAACATTATTCGGACTTTATCTATTACCAAAACTTATAAAATGGCTAGAAACTAAAAAAATTGACAACCGAACGTTTTACTTTACGCTTTTACTGCTCATTGTTTTTGGATTATCTGAATTAGCTGAGCTTGTTGGACTTCATGGTATTTTGGGAGCTTTTATGGCAGGATTGTTTGTTAAAGATGATCTCTTCAATAAAAAAATAAGTAAAGACATTTCTAACGTTTTCCATGATGTTTCAGTAGGTTTTATGGCTCCCATTTTTTTCGTTACCGCCGGATTTCACGTTTCTCTTGATGTTTTTCAAACCGATTTAAATCTTTTACTTCTTATTCTGGCAGCTGCATTTATTGGAAAAATTGTTGGAACCATTATATTTTATTTACCTAGCGGATATGGCTGGCGAGAAGGTTTGGCTGTTGGAACAGGAATGAATGGTCGAGGTGCTGTAGAAATTGTGATTGCAGGCATTGGTTTGCAAAAAGGCGTTATTACACAGGAAATATTTTCAATCCTTGTGTTTATGGCTATTTTAACTACGCTCTCGGTACCTCTGTTTTTAACATGGTCTACAAACTGGTTAAAAAAACGAGGGGAACTGGTGAAACAATATTCCAAAAAAGGATATCTCATTTTAGGAGCTAATCCATTAGGTTTACTTCTTGGGGAACACTTAAAAGCCAGTGATAAAATCACCTTTATTGATGCTAATAAAGTAGTATCGGAACAGGCAGAAACCAAAGGATTCAAATGTATACATGGTAATGTGTTAGAGGAAACAACATTAACCGAAGCCTCTGCTAAAGATTACAGAACATTTATTGCCATCACTGAAAATACTGAAATCAATCTATTAGCCTCTCAATTAGCGAACGATAATTTTTATGTTCCCGAAAAATATGTTGTTATCTGCCCTAATGAAAATAAAGAAGGCGCAGGAGTTAGCCTGTTAGGAGCCGCATCTACCCTATTTGCCAGTCGAACAGATATAAAACCCTGGATAGAAAAAATTCAGTCTTCAAATTACAAAGAAGTTCAGGTTAAAATAACAAAAGAAACAACTACCCGTTTATGGGTTAAATCTCAATTACAAAAAGATAAAAACATGCTACCCCTTGTTATAATTGATACCAACGGAAACAAACGCCCTTTTGGATATAATGATAGTTTAGAAGTCCGTGAGTCTGTCATTTATATTGAATAA
- a CDS encoding cation:proton antiporter produces MIELSGIVILGILSQWVAWRMKLPAILPLILIGLFVGPISTLFSADGSKWIEPVWNGDKGLFPGDSLYSFVSLAIGIILFEGGLTLKRNEISKVGPVILKLISVGGLITFIGGGLAAHFIFGLSWEVSFLFSALIIVTGPTVIAPILRNIPLKKEISTVLKWEGILIDPIGALAAVLMFEFISIEETNGYTLQAIIEFGKIVIVGISFGTTAALILYFSIKKKLIPHYLLNVTALSVVLLVFVESDIFAHESGLLAVVVMGMVLGNSKLPNLKELLYFKESLSVLLISILFILLSANINLEDLLIVYNWKTVLLMAIIIFVLRPLGVFLSCANSGLKFNEKAFISWVGPRGIVAAGIASLFGTKLTLRGEPYAEYITPLVFTTVLVTVLLNAASARYVAKWIGVYLKASKGILIIGASEASRIIARYLKQNARHVVLIDNNLDNIEKAKNLDLDAMQANIYSEDLTNDVELSDIGYLLAFTGSDEINKYSISKFKDHLGERGSYRLISSQEIKNQEDISLDTIFSTKDDFINFSEVARDYPVIHEININTKEEYLKKIDKLNREQKAIPLFVKDRDGELHIICTLTKEFKIEKEFKLVYLGKPYESIDV; encoded by the coding sequence ATGATAGAACTTTCGGGTATTGTAATTTTAGGAATATTGTCACAATGGGTTGCGTGGAGGATGAAACTTCCGGCAATTTTACCCCTAATTCTTATAGGGCTTTTTGTTGGACCCATTTCTACTTTATTTTCTGCAGATGGTAGTAAGTGGATCGAGCCGGTTTGGAATGGAGATAAAGGCTTATTTCCGGGCGACAGTCTGTACAGTTTTGTATCCTTAGCTATTGGTATTATTCTGTTTGAAGGAGGACTGACTTTGAAGCGAAATGAAATTTCAAAAGTAGGTCCCGTTATCTTAAAATTAATTAGTGTTGGTGGACTTATCACATTTATTGGAGGTGGTTTGGCAGCGCATTTTATATTCGGATTAAGCTGGGAGGTGTCGTTTTTGTTTTCTGCACTCATTATCGTTACCGGACCAACAGTTATCGCTCCGATATTGAGAAATATTCCGCTTAAAAAGGAAATTTCAACCGTATTAAAATGGGAAGGTATTTTAATTGATCCAATAGGAGCTTTAGCAGCGGTTTTAATGTTTGAGTTCATTAGTATTGAAGAAACTAATGGATATACGCTTCAGGCTATAATAGAGTTTGGTAAAATTGTAATTGTAGGTATTTCTTTTGGAACCACAGCAGCGTTGATTCTTTATTTCTCTATTAAGAAAAAGCTGATTCCTCATTATTTGCTGAATGTTACTGCTTTATCTGTTGTGCTTTTGGTATTTGTAGAGTCTGATATATTCGCCCATGAATCCGGACTTTTAGCAGTTGTGGTTATGGGAATGGTGCTTGGAAATAGTAAATTGCCAAACCTAAAGGAGCTGCTTTACTTTAAAGAATCGTTGAGTGTATTACTTATATCTATTTTGTTCATATTGCTATCGGCAAATATAAATCTGGAAGATTTATTAATCGTATACAATTGGAAAACGGTATTACTCATGGCAATTATCATTTTTGTTTTACGACCATTAGGTGTTTTCTTAAGCTGTGCAAATTCGGGCCTTAAATTCAACGAAAAAGCCTTTATAAGCTGGGTAGGACCAAGAGGTATTGTTGCCGCTGGTATTGCCTCGTTATTTGGGACAAAATTGACCTTACGTGGTGAACCTTATGCAGAATATATTACGCCTTTAGTATTTACAACAGTATTGGTTACGGTGCTTTTAAATGCAGCATCGGCAAGATATGTAGCCAAATGGATAGGGGTTTATTTAAAAGCCAGCAAAGGTATTTTAATAATTGGTGCTTCTGAAGCGTCCAGAATTATAGCGAGATATTTAAAACAAAACGCCCGTCATGTGGTGTTAATTGATAACAACCTGGATAATATCGAAAAGGCAAAAAACTTGGATTTAGATGCGATGCAGGCGAATATTTATTCGGAAGATTTAACGAATGATGTGGAATTAAGTGATATAGGCTATTTACTGGCGTTTACAGGAAGTGATGAGATTAACAAATACAGTATTAGTAAATTTAAAGACCATTTGGGAGAGCGCGGATCTTACCGCTTGATTTCATCTCAGGAAATTAAAAATCAGGAGGATATTTCGTTAGATACGATTTTCTCTACTAAAGATGATTTTATTAACTTCAGTGAGGTAGCCAGAGATTATCCGGTAATTCATGAAATTAATATCAATACAAAAGAAGAATATCTTAAGAAGATTGATAAGTTAAACAGAGAGCAAAAGGCGATTCCTTTATTCGTTAAGGATCGTGATGGTGAATTACACATTATTTGTACTCTTACTAAAGAATTTAAGATAGAAAAAGAGTTCAAACTGGTCTACTTGGGTAAACCCTATGAATCTATTGATGTTTAG